One window from the genome of Salvia miltiorrhiza cultivar Shanhuang (shh) chromosome 7, IMPLAD_Smil_shh, whole genome shotgun sequence encodes:
- the LOC130992437 gene encoding acetylajmalan esterase-like, with translation MASILNKLLIAVLLFNLLIASCSSFAAPPTVEPPSYVELPRMCNYDEFFRYGQGIFDDIESCNAGLLRRCNVRQIYQLGDSISDVGNLIRENNNTTPFANLPYGESFPDGPTGRASNGKLIIDYLAMEAGLPLLPPFKQCGADFSHGVNFAVAGSTALPSNALADLNIPSSKTNNSLSVQLDWMSAYFHSLCNNQTDCGGKLQNSLFVLGPFGGSDYYNALFQGKSMQEIRSKLLPRVVDAVMAAVRRVVNLGATRVVVPGLYSIYKLPIFRMIFSNKPDMYEWSDDLAIYHNVQLRQAVDKFNQEESPNAIVAFADYYIAYRSIAYYSVGVIESIKACCGSGDEYFNLDLSRMCGAEGVSACAEPDRYISWDGMHLTQEAYRIMAKYVMYHMFFDLRCPNNL, from the exons ATGGCTTCGATACTCAACAAATTACTGATTGCAGTTTTGCTTTTCAATTTGTTGATTGCTTCTTGCTCTTCTTTTGCTGCGCCTCCGACTGTTGAGCCGCCGTCTTACGTGGAGCTGCCGAGAATGTGCAATTATGATGAGTTTTTCAGATACGGACAAGGAATATTTGACGACATCGAAAGCTGCAATGCCGGGCTGCTACGGAGATGTAACGTCCGTCAAATTTATCAACTCGGCGATTCTATTTCTGACGTCGGAAATCTGATTCGTGAAAACAACAACACCACCCCTTTCGCAAACCTACCTTATGGAGAGAGCTTTCCCGATGGTCCCACTGGCCGAGCCTCCAATGGCAAGCTCATCATCGACTACCTTG CAATGGAAGCTGGTCTTCCTCTACTGCCACCCTTCAAACAGTGCGGTGCTGATTTCAGTCACGGCGTCAACTTCGCCGTCGCAGGCTCCACTGCCTTGCCGTCCAATGCATTGGCCGATCTTAATATTCCTTCGTCCAAGACAAACAATTCTCTGTCGGTGCAATTGGATTGGATGTCTGCTTATTTCCACTCCCTCTGCAACAATCAAACAG ATTGCGGCGGCAAACTCCAAAACTCACTGTTTGTATTGGGGCCGTTTGGTGGGAGCGACTACTACAATGCCCTCTTTCAAGGAAAATCAATGCAAGAAATAAGAAGCAAATTACTACCTAGAGTAGTGGATGCCGTTATGGCTGCTGTTCGT aGAGTGGTTAATTTAGGAGCAACAAGGGTGGTGGTGCCCGGACTCTACAGCATCTACAAGCTTCCAATTTTTCGAATGATTTTCTCCAACAAACCCGACATGTATGAGTGGAGTGATGATCTCGCAATCTACCATAATGTTCAACTCCGACAAGCAGTCGACAAATTCAACCAAGAAGAAAGCCCCAATGCTATTGTTGCCTTTGCGGATTATTACATTGCTTATCGATCCATCGCATATTACTCCGTTGGTG TGATTGAAAGCATAAAAGCGTGTTGTGGCAGCGGAGATGAATACTTCAACTTGGATCTATCAAGAATGTGCGGAGCAGAAGGCGTTTCTGCGTGCGCGGAGCCAGATCGATATATTAGTTGGGATGGAATGCATTTGACACAAGAAGCCTATAGAATAATGGCCAAATATGTGATGTATCACATGTTTTTCGACCTCCGCTGCCCTAATAATCTTTGA